From Plasmodium yoelii strain 17X genome assembly, chromosome: 11, a single genomic window includes:
- a CDS encoding PIR protein, with protein sequence MNDTLCSKFDFMRKHLPDKLGEDSILDFYQIENIKKYCPDENCDTDFDKNTAGFLWLLGECYSTVIDKSYKENNTNVFFLYMISWFSYKLNQITGNKFTKINDLYTNYVKNSGKYEAFITDAYRIGDLKGFMDERNDLLNINIEDLSKFYDAFNLLCIMYGRVAQNKKDDKLLNDAKDFVKKYQELNRYSNNTDVSSYRQILSSLSTNYDDLKIKCKNDQTLPEIPASIYALTSEDTSSSSIGNKLFTVLSIFGAIAFFLGISYKYSLFGFRKRAQKQYLREKIKNIKKKMNH encoded by the exons ATGAATGATACTCTA tgTTCAAAATTTGATTTTATGAGGAAACATTTACCCGATAAATTAGGCGAAGATTCAATACTcgatttttatcaaattgaGAATATCAAGAAATATTGCCCTGATGAAAACTGCGATACTGATTTCGATAAAAATACGGCTGGATTTTTATGGTTACTTGGAGAATGTTATTCTACAGTAATAGATAAAagttataaagaaaataatactaatgtattttttttatatatgatttCATGGTTTAGTTACAAATTGAATCAAATAACAGGGAACAAATTCactaaaataaatgatttgTATACtaattatgtaaaaaatagtGGTAAATATGAAGCATTTATAACTGATGCATATAGAATTGGAGATCTTAAGGGATTCATGGATGAACGAAATGATTTGCTGAATATTAACATTGAAGAtctgtctaaattttatgatgcatttaatttattatgtatTATGTATGGTAGGGTTGCACAGAATAAAAAAGATGACAAACTGTTAAATGATGCGAAAGATTTTGTCAAAAAATATCAAGAACTTAATAGATATTCTAATAATACTGATGTCAGTTCATATAGACAAATATTGTCTAGTTTATCAACTAATTATgatgatttaaaaattaaatgtaaAAATGATCAAACGCTTCCAGAGATACCAGCAAGCATTTATGCACTAACATCTGAAGACACATCAAGTTCATCGATaggaaacaaattatttacagttttatcgatatttggtgcaatagcattttttttaggaatttcttacaag tattcgttatttggatttcggaaacgagctcaaaaacaatatttaagagaaaaaataaaaaatataaagaagaaaatgaatcattaa
- a CDS encoding PIR protein translates to MSKELCESINTIDKYFDDDLNNPEEHDFRNTLNIFFTDSNCSSGEEKISSGFIALLTLLNSIENNDHLKGDQLVEYAILWLSYKLNQKKENGTTKLSDFLTENIKKNSCYDKHIATNTNNGDKIYMDVIDDKINSMDIDIKDISNFYDAFKSLCNMYSELDPEKTQCKKCFENAGEFFEKCEKVKNAFDINKGSSYLQLWSSLSNDYILFKQLYNVNTCANESPFVACPRSSVTKNTIITIAIIFVAASILLGVSYKYSLFGFRKRSQKQHLREMLKK, encoded by the exons ATGTCTAAGGAATTG tGTGAATCAATTAATACGAtcgataaatattttgatgaTGATCTGAACAACCCGGAAGAACATGATTTTAGGAatacattaaatatatttttcactgATAGTAACTGTAGTAGTGGTGAAGAAAAGATTAGCTCTGGTTTTATAGCATTGCTAACTTTACTTAATAgtattgaaaataatgatcATTTAAAGGGTGATCAACTTGTGGAATATgctattttatggttaagttataaactaaatcaaaaaaaagaaaatggaaCCACCAAATTAAGCGATTTTCTTactgaaaatataaaaaaaaatagttgtTATGATAAGCATATAGCTACTAATACTAATAATGgtgataaaatttatatggaTGTTATAGATGACAAAATAAATTCGATGGatattgatattaaagatatatctaatttttatgatgcatttaaatcattatgtaacatgtataGTGAACTTGATCCAGAAAAAACACAATGCAAGAAATGTTTTGAAAATGCTGgagaattttttgaaaaatgtgaaaaagttaaaaatgcttttgatattaataaaggaaGTTCTTATTTACAACTATGGTCtagtttatcaaatgattatattcTGTTTAAACAACTATATAATGTTAATACGTGTGCTAATGAATCACCATTTGTAGCTTGTCCACGAAGTTcagtaacaaaaaatacaataattacaattgcaattatatttgttgcagcatcaatcttattgggagtttcttataag tattcgttatttggatttcggaaacgatctcaaaaacaacatttaagagaaatgctaaaaaaataa
- a CDS encoding PIR protein, translated as MILSYCGKIDLVRKYLPDNSENPTTLDFYDNKNFLEYCPQKNCNSELEQITIGFLWLLGECYSTLTGRVYNENNTNAFFIYIISWLSYKLNQNKEEKFATINDFFTEYVKKSGKYKRFISDAFKFGNFEEFMNERNDFMNINIEDLSKFYDASKLLCNMYGNVEKNANDTTLSNDAKDFAKKYTGLNEGYNIESSARIKILPFLSTDYNNLKEKCNNVQPRSFPPLPEIATSISAQMSGVTSPSLSTGSKLFTVLSIFGAIAFFLGISYKYSLFGFRKRAQKQYLREKIKKIKKKMNH; from the exons ATGATACTCTCGTAT TGTGGAAAAATTGATTTGGTAAGGAAATATTTACCTGATAACTCGGAAAATCCTACAACGCTCgatttttatgataataagAATTTCCTAGAATACTGCCCTCAAAAAAACTGCAATTCTGAACTCGAACAAATTACGATTGGATTTTTATGGTTACTTGGAGAATGTTATTCTACATTAACAGGTAGAgtttataatgaaaataatactaatgcattttttatatatattatttcatgGTTAAGTTACAAATTAAATCAAAACAAAGAGGAAAAATTCGCCACCATAAACGATTTTTTTACtgaatatgtaaaaaaaagtggtaaatataaaagatttATAAGTGATGCCTTTAAATTTGGAAATTTTGAGGAATTCATGAATGAACGAAAtgattttatgaatattaatattgaagatctgtctaaattttatgatgcatccaaattattatgtaatatgTATGGTAACgttgaaaaaaatgcaaatgaTACCACACTGTCAAATGATGCGAAAGATtttgctaaaaaatatacaggCCTCAACGAAGGCTATAATATTGAAAGTAGCGCACGTATCAAAATATTGCCTTTTTTATCAACTGactataataatttaaaagagAAATGTAATAATGTTCAACCTAGAAGTTTTCCACCCCTTCCAGAGATAGCAACGAGCATTTCTGCACAAATGTCTGGAGTTACATCACCAAGCTTGTCGACAGGAAGcaaattatttacagttttatcgatatttggtgcaatagcattttttttaggaatttcttataag tattcgttatttggatttcggaaacgagctcaaaaacaatatttaagagaaaaaataaaaaaaataaagaagaaaatgaatcattaa
- a CDS encoding PIR protein yields the protein MSIKLCDVIDLMDRGLVLDPDSQNYTFNGSLTEIHCPDNNCGNDDNKKISSAFIAFLVYFKNIGIDENLDSDKIAEYAILWLGHKLNQKTQNETITLNKFYNNHIEKNSKYEENIFKDNKIKKDDICKKIKSMNIDIKDIFNFYEVFKLLCKMGGEVDKIKGQCNICLKSAGEFYEKYEKLKNGLDINKGSSYLQLLSSLSKDYDKFKEKYNTRGCSDIKFLESCSQSSVKKSPVTNCPVTESPVTNCPVAESPVTNCPVAECPVTKNTLITIAIIFVAASILLGVSYKYSLFGFRKRSQKQHLREKIKK from the exons atgtctATTAAGCTG tGTGATGTAATTGACTTGATGGATCGTGGTCTTGTCCTCGATCCAGATTCTCAAAATTATACGTTTAATGGAAGTTTAACCGAAATACATTGTCCTGATAATAATTGTGGTAATGatgataacaaaaaaattagttCTGCCTTTATAGCATTCCTAGTTTACTTTAAAAATATTGGTATTGATGAGAATTTAGATAGTGATAAAATTGCTGAATAcgctattttatggttaGGTCACAAACTGAAtcaaaaaacacaaaatgaAACCATCACATTAAACAAgttttataataatcatatagaaaaaaatagtaaatatgaggaaaatatatttaaggATAATAAGATTAAAAAGGAtgatatatgtaaaaaaataaaatcgatgAATAtcgatattaaagatatatttaatttttatgaagtatttaaattattatgtaagaTGGGTGGTGAAGTTGATAAAATCAAAGGCCAATGCaatatatgtttaaaaaGTGCTGGagaattttatgaaaaatatgaaaaacttaaaaatggtttagatattaataaaggaaGTTCTTATTTACAACTATTGTCTAGTTTATCAAAAGATTATGACAAATTTAAAGAGAAATATAATACACGTGGATGTAGTGATATCAAATTCCTTGAATCTTGTTCACAAAGTTCAGTGAAAAAAAGCCCAGTGACAAATTGTCCAGTGACAGAAAGCCCAGTGACAAATTGTCCAGTGGCAGAAAGTCCAGTGACAAATTGTCCAGTGGCAGAATGTCCAGTGacaaaaaatacactaattacaattgcaattatatttgttgcagcatcaattttattgggagtttcttataag tattcgttatttggatttcggaaacgatctcaaaaacaacatttaagagaaaagataaaaaaataa
- a CDS encoding PIR protein, with product MSYKVWESINTIDTYFVDDPNNSGTNISGNTLNMFFSDCNCSSDEEKIISGFIMLLNMFNDINDENIDSEKLVEYAILWLSYKLNQKKEDETIISNEFYTDYIEANSCYDKHITSDTSKNINKGVIEKKIKSMNMNIKDISNFYDPFKSLFNMYSEFGPEKNTQCKTCLESAGEFFEKYEKLKNSFDITKGYLYSKLWSSLSIDYQIFEHKYSAKCSNISPLVACPRSSVTKNILITIAIIFVTTSILLGVSYKYSLFGFRKRSQKQHLREMLKK from the exons atgtctTATAAAGTg tGGGAATCAATTAATACGATCGATACATATTTTGTTGATGATCCGAACAACTCGGGAACAAATATTTCTGGGAATAcattaaatatgtttttctCTGATTGTAACTGTAGTAGTGATGAAGAAAAGATTATCTCTGGTTTTATAATGTTACTAAATAtgtttaatgatattaatgatgaaaatatagaTAGTGAAAAACTTGTTGAATAcgctattttatggttaagttataaactaaatcaaaaaaaagaagatgaaACGATCATATCAAACGAGTTTTATACTGATTATATAGAAGCAAATAGTTGTTATGATAAACATATAACTTCTGATActagtaaaaatattaataagggtgttatagaaaaaaaaataaaatcgatgaatatgaatattaaagatatatctaatttttatgatccatttaaatcattatttaaCATGTATAGTGAATTTGGTCCAGAAAAAAATACTCAATGCAAGACATGTTTAGAAAGTGCTGgagaattttttgaaaaatatgaaaaacttaaaaattCTTTTGATATTACTAAAGgatatttatattctaaacTATGGTCTAGTTTATCAATAGATTATCAAATTTTTGAACATAAATATAGTGCTAAATGTAGTAATATCTCACCACTTGTAGCTTGTCCACGAAGTTcagtaacaaaaaatatactaattacaattgcaattatatttgttacaacatcaattttattgggagtttcttataag tattcgttatttggatttcggaaacgatctcaaaaacaacatttaagagaaatgctaaaaaaataa
- a CDS encoding PIR protein: MDKDVFNNFIYVMTNLEYDSNKKNYKFKDADNFKEYCTGGCDNDLDKINAGCLYFFNAFFKNSDLFSKYANNYMNIVEYIMIWLSYMLTLKENNNSSVSHLQHFYTTYINGSDQYKNSIISVEDNSSYKDLLNKKNYFLDIKDISKFYEAFKLLCETYTEFDEKKKDCTKCLGKAIKFAEKYEELNKDPNITNDSSHNKILYTLSTDYNKLKDKCSNSASLPEISINIYAQMSGVTSSSSITNKLFIVLSIFGAIAFFFGISYKYSLFGFRKRFQKQKLREKLKNIKKKMNH, encoded by the exons ATGGATAAGGatgtg tttaaTAACTTCATTTATGTAATGACGAATTTAGAATATGAttcgaataaaaaaaactataaatttAAAGATGCTGATAATTTCAAAGAGTATTGTACTGGTGGTTGTGATAATGATCTCGACaaaattaatgctggatgtttatatttttttaatgcatTCTTTAAGAATTCTGATTTGTTTTCGAAATATGCAAAcaattatatgaatattgttgaatacattatgatatggttaagttatatgttaaccctaaaggaaaataataatagcagCGTCAGCCATCTAcaacatttttatactacatatataaatggtAGTGATCAGTATAAAAACTCTATAATTAGTGTTGAAGATAATAGCAGTTATAAGGatcttttaaataaaaaaaattattttttggatattaaagatatatctaaattttatgaagcatttaaattattatgtgaaaCGTATACTGaatttgatgaaaaaaagaaagattGCACAAAATGTTTGGGAAAAGCTATTAAATTTGctgaaaaatatgaagaacTTAACAAAGATCCTAACATTACTAATGACAGTtcacataataaaatattatatactttatcaactgattataataaattaaaagacAAATGTAGCAATAGTGCATCTCTTCCAGAAATATCAATAAACATTTACGCACAAATGTCTGGAGTtacatcaagttcgtcgataacaaacaaattatttatagttttatcgatatttggtgcaatagcatttttttttggaatttcttataag tattcgttatttggatttcggaaacgatttcaaaaacaaaaattaagagaaaaactaaaaaatataaagaagaaaatgaatcattaa
- a CDS encoding PIR protein — protein sequence MLNSRVCGEFESIWKIFPDDLNASGEYSVGGGTIKNYCPNRKCDSDINKIDAGCLWLFNQFYGGSYNFSNYADDNIHIVVFIMIWLGYKLNQKLNKEFPNLKDFYSKHIQNANEYNKTIDDVEGYISYIDLINKNDNVINISNENMSKLYDLFKNLCKMYNDISKISNNNKKYIEYANKFADEYKKLFNDNDNNVEGSSYKQILSRLSSEYTYFRNSYVKSIKQGTIPELITEKTTQISVSNHEGTQDVSLSEMPISSSEIEVSSSKDKVSDSDSGSPSSSILNKLISIPFIFVATLILLGIAYKYSLFGIRKRSQKQHLRNKLKK from the exons ATGTTAAATAGTAGAGTG TGTGGAGAGTTTGAAAGTATATGGAAGATTTTTCCAgatgatttaaatgcatctGGAGAATATTCTGTTGGTGGTGGAACGATCAAAAACTACTGCCCTAATAGAAAATGTGACAGCGATATCAATAAGATTgatgctggatgtttatggTTATTTAATCAATTTTATGGAggttcatataatttttcgaATTATGCAGATGACAATATTCATATTGTTGTatttattatgatatggttaggctataaattaaatcaaaaGTTAAATAAAGAATTTCCCAATTTAAAAGATTTTTATAGTAAGCATATACAAAATGCCAATGAGTATAATAAGACTATAGACGACGTTGAGGGGTATATAAGTTATATTgatcttataaataaaaacgaTAATGTGATAAATATTTCTAATGAAAATATGTCTAAACTTTATGATTTATTCAAAAATTTGtgtaaaatgtataatgATATTTCAAAGAtaagcaataataataaaaaatatatagaatatgCTAATAAATTTGCtgatgaatataaaaaactttttaatgataatgataataatgttGAAGGAAGTtcatataaacaaatattgTCTAGATTATCAAGTgaatatacttattttagaAATAGTTACGTTAAGTCTATTAAACAAGGTACAATTCCAGAACTTATAACGGAAAAAACTACACAAATTTCTGTATCAAATCATGAAGGAACACAAGATGTCTCCTTGAGTGAAATGCCAATATCAAGTTCTGAAATTGAAGTATCTAGTTCCAAAGATAAAGTATCAGATTCTGATTCAGGATCACCAAGTTCATcgatattaaataaattaatttcaattccatttatatttgttgcaacattaattttattaggaattgcatataag tattcgttatttggaattcggaaacgatctcaaaaacaacatttaagaaacaagttaaaaaaataa
- a CDS encoding PIR protein — MDKQVCERFKNVREWISDELIGGKYQFKDDNFLNNSCNNNNFLNNYSCNNNNFKNELDRISAGCLYLLDEFIKDCGVSHSPLKNNINIVDYIMIWLSYMLNLGKSEEEDNITGFYIEYIHDCNKYNKKINELTDYDNYKKLLDKKNYVLNMNSNIVPKFYEAFKSLCEMYTEFDENTSNCAKRSEKAGNFIKQYEELYKDYNSTKDSSYKQVLCTLSTDYDNLIKKCNAGQYCKSSPLPTIDKTKIPENCSEETSEQLYAQGSEVASSSSSISSKLIPVLSIFSAIPIFLGIAYKYSLFGFRKRFQKQKLREKLKNVKKRMNH, encoded by the exons ATGGATAAGCAAGTG tgTGAAAGGTTCAAGAATGTAAGGGAATGGATTTCCGATGAATTGATTGGAGGAAAATATCAATTTAAAGAtgacaattttttaaataattcttgtaataataataattttttaaataattattcttgtaataataataattttaaaaatgaattgGATAGAATAagtgctggatgtttatatttgttggatGAATTCATTAAGGATTGTGGTGTGAGTCACTCtcctttaaaaaataacatcaatattgttgattacattatgatatggctaagttatatgttaaacctgGGCAAAAGTGAAGAAGAAGACAATATAACGGGTTTTTATATAGAATACATACATGATTGTAATAAGTATAAcaagaaaataaatgaattaactgattatgataattataagaaacttttagataaaaaaaattatgtgtTGAATATGAATAGTAATATTGTacctaaattttatgaagcaTTTAAATCGTTATGTGAAATGTATACTGAATTTGATGAAAACACGTCAAATTGCGCAAAACGTTCGGAAAAAGCtggtaattttattaaacaaTATGAAGAACTTTACAAGGATTATAATAGCACTAAAGACAGTTCATATAAACAAGTATTGTGTACTTTATCAAccgattatgataatttaataaagaaATGTAATGCTGGTCAGTATTGCAAATCTTCACCCCTTCCAACGATAGACAAAACAAAAATTCCTGAAAATTGTTCTGAAGAAACTTCTGAACAGCTTTATGCACAAGGTTCTGAAGTtgcatcatcaagttcgtcgatatcAAGCAAATTAATTCCGGTTCTATCGATATTTTCTGCAATACCAATTTTCTTGGGAAttgcttataag tattcgttatttggatttcggaaacgatttcaaaaacaaaaattaagagaaaagctaaaaaatgtaaagaagagaatgaatcattaa